The Hymenobacter sp. DG01 genome has a segment encoding these proteins:
- the mraZ gene encoding division/cell wall cluster transcriptional repressor MraZ, producing the protein MITQLLSGEYECKLDPKGRLVLPAKVKANLPEASGNQLVLVRGFEPCLVLYPRAAWRVIHEKVMALDEFNEEYRQFQRNFFRGMTEVELDTIGRFMLPRTMLRYAGIEKEAIIVGLGNRCEIWDPERYNDFLIKDQQSFSKLAQKFLTTETGPGGPLAA; encoded by the coding sequence ATGATAACCCAGCTGCTCTCCGGCGAATACGAGTGCAAGCTCGACCCCAAAGGTCGGCTGGTGCTGCCGGCGAAGGTGAAGGCCAACCTGCCCGAAGCCTCCGGCAATCAGCTGGTGCTGGTGCGCGGGTTTGAGCCCTGCCTGGTGCTCTACCCCCGGGCCGCGTGGCGCGTGATTCATGAGAAGGTGATGGCGCTGGACGAGTTTAATGAGGAGTACCGGCAGTTTCAGCGTAACTTCTTTCGGGGCATGACGGAGGTAGAGCTGGACACCATCGGGCGGTTTATGCTGCCCCGCACCATGCTGCGCTACGCCGGCATCGAGAAGGAAGCCATTATTGTGGGGCTGGGAAACCGCTGCGAAATTTGGGACCCGGAGCGCTACAATGACTTCCTCATCAAAGACCAGCAGAGCTTCTCGAAGCTGGCCCAGAAATTTTTGACCACCGAAACCGGCCCTGGCGGCCCCCTGGCCGCATGA